In one window of Gemmatimonadota bacterium DNA:
- a CDS encoding YpdA family putative bacillithiol disulfide reductase, with the protein MIDVLVIGAGPCGLSAAVAASRAGLSALVVEKGCVTNSIASYPTYGTFFSTADRLELGELPFIVAGEKPTRREALAYYRRVVSHFGLDVRQYERVVGVDGREGAFVVRTRRSSGEERAYGARWLVVATGYFDTPNLLGVSGEELAHVSHYYDEGAPYFDQDCVVVGGGNSAAEAALDLHDNGARVTLVHFLEQMDEGVKPWILPDLQDRFADSSIDARWGTRVERIEADRVHLVREDGAREELAADWVFAMTGWTPDPVLLREMGVSVDPQTHVPAHDPDTMESERGGVFIAGVIAAGSNKTFIENGRLHGPVIARALLSRRDRPGRVRTA; encoded by the coding sequence TGATCGACGTCCTCGTCATCGGGGCGGGGCCGTGCGGCCTGTCTGCCGCGGTCGCGGCCTCCAGGGCGGGCCTGAGCGCGCTCGTGGTGGAGAAGGGCTGCGTCACCAACTCCATCGCGTCCTATCCCACCTACGGCACGTTCTTCAGCACCGCGGACAGGCTGGAGCTGGGAGAGCTCCCCTTCATCGTCGCCGGGGAGAAGCCCACGCGGCGCGAGGCGCTGGCGTACTATCGGCGCGTGGTGTCGCACTTCGGCCTGGACGTGCGCCAATACGAGCGCGTCGTGGGGGTCGACGGCCGGGAGGGTGCGTTCGTCGTGCGTACGCGGCGGTCGTCGGGCGAGGAGCGCGCCTACGGGGCTCGCTGGCTGGTGGTCGCCACCGGCTACTTCGACACCCCTAACCTGCTCGGCGTGTCCGGCGAGGAGCTAGCCCACGTGTCGCACTACTACGACGAGGGCGCGCCCTACTTCGACCAGGACTGCGTCGTGGTGGGCGGAGGTAATTCGGCGGCCGAGGCCGCACTAGACCTGCACGATAACGGTGCCCGGGTCACCCTCGTGCACTTTCTGGAGCAGATGGACGAGGGCGTCAAGCCGTGGATCCTGCCCGACCTGCAGGATCGGTTCGCGGACTCCTCGATCGACGCCCGCTGGGGCACGCGCGTGGAGCGCATCGAGGCGGACCGCGTGCACCTGGTGCGGGAGGACGGCGCGCGCGAGGAGCTGGCGGCGGACTGGGTGTTCGCCATGACGGGCTGGACGCCGGATCCGGTGCTGCTGCGCGAGATGGGAGTGAGCGTGGACCCGCAGACGCACGTTCCGGCGCACGACCCGGACACGATGGAAAGCGAACGCGGCGGCGTGTTCATCGCCGGCGTGATCGCCGCGGGGAGCAACAAGACCTTCATTGAAAACGGACGCCTGCACGGTCCGGTGATCGCGCGCGCGCTACTGAGCCGGCGCGACCGGCCCGGGCGCGTGCGCACGGCCTAG